One genomic window of Mus musculus strain C57BL/6J chromosome 4, GRCm38.p6 C57BL/6J includes the following:
- the Mrps15 gene encoding 28S ribosomal protein S15, mitochondrial precursor: MLRAAWRALSSVRAQAVTRAPVPALRGGSSASLLSARCGLQPPSLLRAARAYAAVQKPVQPKQDDEPPSSAFIKEYKDIIPNIEKVDDVVKRILSLEMASRKEKLKIKQEQLMNKIVENPEDSRTLEAQIIALTVRIRNYEEHMQKHRKDKAHKRHLLMSIDRRKKLLKILRQTNYDVFEKTCKELGVEYTLPPLHFQKVHRRFLAKKALCIRVYQEVQKLKKQKRALKAAAAAAKKEKNEGVPENPSNAVPEKTQVN; encoded by the exons ATGCTGCGGGCCGCGTGGCGTGCGCTGAGCTCTGTTCGTGCCCAGGCGGTGACACGGGCCCCAGTCCCTGCGCTGAGGGGCGGAAGTAGCGCCAGTCTGCTCTCTGCGCGCTGTGGCCTGCAGCCTCCGA GTCTACTGCGCGCCGCGCGAGCATACGCCGCCGTCCAGAAACCAG TCCAACCCAAGCAGGACGATGAACCACCCTCCTCTGCGTTCATCAAAGAATACAAGGACATCATCCCCAACATAGAGAA GGTTGATGATGTTGTGAAAAGAATCTTGTCTTTGGAAATGGCCAGCAGG AAAGAGAAGTTAAAAATCAAGCAAGAACAATTGATGAACAAGATTGTGGAAAACCCTGAGGATTCCAGAACCTTGGAAGCTCAAA TCATTGCCTTGACTGTCAGGATCCGCAATTATGAAGAACACATGCAGAAACATCGAAAG GACAAAGCCCACAAACGCCATCTGCTGATGAGCATCGACCGGAGGAAAAAGTTGCTCAAAATCCTCCGTCAGACCAACTATGATGTCTTCGAAAAGACATGCAAGGAGCTAGGGGTGGAATATACCTTACCCCCTCTGCATTTCCAAAAGGTTCACCGCCGCTTCCTGGCCAAGAAGGCTCTGTGCATTCGG GTTTACCAGGAGGTGCAAAAGCTGAAGAAGCAAAAAAGGGCCTTAaaagctgctgcagctgctgccaaaaaagaaaaaaatgagggggTGCCAGAGAACCCTTCAAATGCCGTACCAGAGAAGACCCAAGTGAACTAA